The Helianthus annuus cultivar XRQ/B chromosome 16, HanXRQr2.0-SUNRISE, whole genome shotgun sequence genome includes a window with the following:
- the LOC110919576 gene encoding protein FAR1-RELATED SEQUENCE 4-like: MTSKVNLMDSNIGSSVEGSSAMEVTPERSARYGFGIVRKSQRTGKLSYIPDVNISKRPQVGMRFRTVDEAYAFYENYAKLGGFTIRKNTQKMIKAIVTLKYFTCSKEGKKTFQKIDTVNDMDVDNVKGKQCRTRPSIRTGCLASIKVQRLDDMTYQIYSFYEEHNHTLVEDGDYQFLSTARNLSVVQEDFIQNLSKLNIGPVQAFNIIYDMVVVPFTGIDNHHKNVTFGVSLLASETAESYNWLLSAFKKCYRREPRVVVTDQDPAMKKTIREVFTTSRHRLCMWHIMKKVVEKVGPTVKKDKSFRQCICDIVWTDAIQQEDFEKKWKEIMSDFHLTGNKWLSDMYVIRNDWIPAYYHHENMSGLMRTTSRSESENRFFGQFRSNSHNLVEFISHFETAIESQRYKHRKNDHDTRNTTPDWVTNLNFEREANEIYTRNIFNDLQHELLLGVTESHSMKVEQLGKFIKFSIKDLDVEGSVLCEVLFREDDMEIKCSCGRYEQYGVLCRHIFLVLKMSKVETFPKKYVMRRWTRDVVPRKTVTSVKENAEANQTVDGVNKVVREIMIGTEYIVDKLSMDMEKLTLYRDKVKGDIAQLDGICGSSQPIQKKGRIATLLGFKQPDKDTVRALVGIRTKGCGFKKWIKSTFEQVSTKQPRKQRTCGSHEHDKRKCDKKPEAS, from the exons ATGACTTCCAAG GTAAATTTGATGGATTCAAACATAGGAAGTTCAGTGGAAGGATCATCAGCCATGGAAGTTACCCCAG AGCGAAGTGCTAGATATGGATTTGGAATTGTCCGGAAATCACAACGTACCGGTAAACTTAGTTATATTCCGGATGTAAATATATCTAAAAGACCACAAGTTGGTATGCGCTTTAGGACAGTTGATGAAGCTTATGCGTTCTACGAGAATTATGCCAAGTTGGGTGGTTTTACAATTCGCAAGAACACACAAAAAATGATTAAAGCTATTGTTACACTGAAGTACTTTACGTGTTCTAAGGAGGGGAAGAAAACATTTCAGAAAATTGACACCGTCAATGATATGGATGTGGATAATGTAAAAGGTAAACAATGTCGTACAAGGCCTTCTATACGTACAGGTTGTCTTGCAAGTATAAAGGTTCAGAGATTGGACGATATGACCTACCAGATTTATTCTTTTTACGAAGAGCATAATCATACACTTGTGGAAGATGGGGATTATCAATTTTTGAGTACTGCTAGAAATTTGtctgttgttcaagaagattttATTCAGAACTTGTCAAAGTTGAATATTGGACCTGTTCAAGCATTTAACATTAT ATATGACATGGTAGTTGTCCCTTTCACCGGCATAGATAATCATCACAAGAACGTTACCTTTGGTGTTTCTCTATTAGCATCGGAGACTGCTGAGTCATATAATTGGTTATTATCGGCTTTTAAAAAATGTTATAGACGGGAACCACGTGTAGTTGTTACTGATCAAGACCCCGCGATGAAAAAGACGATACGGGAGGTGTTTACTACGAGTCGACACCGGCTGTGCATGTGGCACATCATGAAAAAGGTTGTCGAAAAG GTTGGGCCGACGGTGAAGAAAGATAAGTCTTTTAGACAATGCATTTGTGACATTGTTTGGACTGATGCAATTCAGCAGGAGGACTTTGAGAAAAAGTGGAAAGAAATCATGAGTGATTTTCATTTGACTGGAAACAAATGGTTGTCCGATATGTATGTAATTAGGAATGATTGGATCCCTGCTTATTATCATCACGAGAACATGTCAGGTTTGATGCGAACAACATCTCGTTCAGAGAGCGAGAATCGTTTTTTTGGGCAATTTAGAAGCAACAGTCATAACCTTGTTGAATTCATCAGTCATTTTGAAACGGCAATTGAGTCACAACGATACAAGCACCGGAAAAATGATCATGACACAAGGAATACAACTCCTGATTGGGTTACGAATTTAAATTTTGAGAGAGAAGCTAATGAAATATATACAAGGAATATATTTAACGATCTTCAGCATGAGTTACTCCTCGGTGTTACAGAATCACACTCTATGAAAGTTGAACAACTCGGTAAATTTATTAAGTTTTCAATTAAGGATTTAGATGTTGAAGGTTCAGTCTTGTGTGAA GTGCTTTTTCGAGAAGATGATATGGAAATAAAATGTAGCTGTGGTAGGTATGAACAATATGGTGTGCTATGTAGGCACATATTTTTGGTGCTAAAGATGTCTAAGGTTGAAACTTTtcctaaaaaatatgttatgaGAAGATGGACGAGAGATGTTGTCCCAAGGAAGACTGTTACGTCAGTTAAGGAGAATGCCGAAGCTAATCAGACAGTGGACGGTGTTAATAAAGTTGTACGTGAAATTATGATTGGGACTGAGTATATTGTTGATAAATTGTCAATGGACATGGAGAAGCTGACGTTGTATAGAGATAAAGTTAAAGGAGATATAGCTCAACTAGATGGGATTTGCGGGTCTTCTCAACCTATACAGAAGAAGGGCAGAATTGCTACTTTGCTTGGGTTTAAGCAACCTGATAAAGATACTGTTCGAGCTCTGGTTGGTATTAGAACTAAGGGGTGTGGTTTCAAAAAATGGATTAAGTCTACTTTTGAGCAAGTTTCTACTAAACAGCCAAGGAAGCAAAGGACATGTGGTTCTCATGAGCACGACAAGCGTAAATGTGATAAAAAACCGGAAGCAAGTTAA
- the LOC110916009 gene encoding abscisic acid 8'-hydroxylase 4 codes for MKLCSTIFYSLIFLCSLLSYILFKKEKRRHKSRARLPPGSMGWPCIGETLQMYTQDPNVFFASKQKRYGDIFKTHVLGYPCVMLASPEAARFVLVSHAHLFKPTYPKSKEKLIGPSALFFHTGNYHACMRKLVQTSFSPEVTRKLIPDIERLAVSCLESWANGQVINTFLAMKKFAFEVGVLSIFGQLNKKYTDELKENYSILEKGYNCFPLKLPGTAYHKSLMARKRLNQILGEIVRERMENKLSANNLLGHLLNFRDEKGNILSEEQIADNIIGVLFAAQDTTASVLTWILKYLNGNPKLLDAVKGEQKAILESECGENRSLTWAMTRKMPLTYRVILESLRKASVISFTFREAAEDVEYEGYLIPKGWKVMPLFRNIHHNPEFFAEPGNFDPFRFENPPKPYTYMPFGSGQHACPGNELAKLEMLILLHHMLTKYRWELVGSANLIQYSPFPIPENGLRARFKKEI; via the exons ATGAAGCTTTGTTCAACTATTTTCTATTCACTAATCTTTTTATGTTCTCTTTTATCTTATATTTTATTCAAGAAAGAAAAGAGGAGGCACAAAAGTAGAGCTAGGCTTCCCCCGGGTTCAATGGGGTGGCCTTGCATCGGAGAGACTCTTCAAATGTATACACAAGACCCGAATGTTTTCTTTGCGTCAAAGCAGAAAAG ATACGGGGATATATTCAAAACTCATGTACTTGGATATCCTTGTGTTATGCTAGCAAGCCCTGAGGCGGCTCGGTTTGTACTAGTGTCTCATGCTCACTTGTTTAAACCTACATACCCAAAAAGTAAAGAGAAGTTGATTGGACCATCAGCACTTTTTTTTCACACTGGAAACTATCATGCTTGCATGAGGAAGTTGGTTCAAACCTCATTTTCGCCAGAAGTAACCCGAAAGCTGATTCCTGATATTGAAAGACTAGCCGTATCTTGTCTGGAATCATGGGCCAATGGTCAAGTCATTAACACTTTCCTCGCTATGAAGAAG TTTGCTTTTGAGGTGGGCGTGTTGTCGATCTTCGGTCAGCTGAACAAGAAATATACCGATGAGCTGAAGGAGAATTATAGCATCTTAGAAAAAGGTTACAATTGTTTCCCTTTAAAGCTACCAGGAACTGCATATCATAAATCTTTAATG GCAAGGAAAAGGCTTAATCAGATTCTTGGTGAAATCGTCCGTGAAAGGATGGAAAATAAGTTGTCAGCAAACAATCTCTTAGGTCACCTCTTGAACTTTAGGGATGAAAAAGGGAACATATTAAGCGAAGAACAAATAGCAGATAACATCATTGGGGTGCTGTTTGCAGCTCAAGATACAACAGCTAGTGTTCTCACATGGATACTAAAATATCTAAATGGTAACCCCAAACTTCTAGATGCTGTTAAG GGAGAACAGAAGGCTATTTTGGAATCTGAATGTGGAGAAAACCGGTCCTTGACTTGGGCAATGACAAGGAAAATGCCACTCACATATAGA GTAATATTAGAGAGCCTGAGGAAGGCAAGTGTTATATCTTTTACCTTTAGGGAAGCAGCAGAGGATGTTGAATATGAGG GATACCTTATTCCAAAAGGATGGAAAGTGATGCCATTGTTCAGGAATATTCACCATAATCCAGAATTCTTTGCTGAACCAGGAAACTTTGATCCCTTCAGATTTGAG AATCCTCCAAAACCTTACACATACATGCCATTTGGTAGCGGACAACATGCTTGTCCAGGAAATGAACTCGCAAAGCTCGAAATGCTTATTCTACTCCACCATATGCTTACAAAGTATAG ATGGGAATTGGTGGGTTCAGCAAACTTAATACAATATAGTCCATTCCCAATTCCAGAAAATGGCCTCAGAGCAAGGTTTAAGAAAGAAATTTGA